In the Parasteatoda tepidariorum isolate YZ-2023 chromosome X2, CAS_Ptep_4.0, whole genome shotgun sequence genome, TTGTGTCATCAGTCCAAGTTGCGGCTGAGTTTTTTTAGATGCTTGTTTATTACTAGATTTTCTTTTACGGGGCATAGTTTGTGGATTTTGAGAAGCCATATGAAACTGATGTTGTGGTAAGCGAGGGGAAGAATGATCTTGTTGATTATATTGTAAAGACTGTTCAGAAAGCTGCTTTTGATTTACTGGATTAACACTGGTTTGTTGACCTAATGTAGGTTGAAATGAAATATCAGAATTCTGTTGACTTGTTGTCCCTGTAGACAAAATGGAAGGTGATTGCAATGcagcaaaacttttttgttgagGTGATTGATTTGAATCGCATACAGTTTGAGGCATATTAATTGGTTGTACTGACAATTCAGATTTATTAGTTAACAAAGATTTAGATTCTGACTGAGTTGAATGCATGGCATTGTGAGATAGATGCGGTTGAAGATTAGATGTTGAAGTATTAATATGATATTGATTGGATTTTTGGggcaaaatttcagaaacactAAGTTGTTCTGGAAcagaagaaatttgaaaattaggatttagtttatttgaaaGTGACCCAGCTGGATCGGGCACTGAGCTGGTACTATTTTTTGAAGGCTCTGAAAgagaaatagaaatatttttattattttgaagaatttgagAGACATTTTCTAAAGGGGAAGTTGAAGATGGCATCTGACTTTGTAGAGATTGGTGAAGATTACATGCATCAGATAGTTTTGATGGTGAATTTGCATTTTCCTCAAATGAATTTTCTTCAATTCCTACATTCTTTTGTGATAAAGTAACACTTGATTGACGAATTTTGGGTGACTGTGAACTAATTGTAGGCTGAGTAATTGTTATATGAGGACGTACACCTTTTCCTCCAAACATAGGAGTCATCTGAATTTTTGATGTCTTatggaatgtttttttctttccttgttGTGGTTGCAGTAGCATTTGCTGAACTCGCACAGGTTGAGCAAGTTGAGGTGCAAGCTTTTGCCGATTTTGTTGCATAGAAGGATTTATGGGTAAAATggttatttgcttattttttgttaatacttGAGGAATTTCACACTTATCTTTGGAACTATTTTGTAAGTTTGGCGATAACTTTctaattgttatttgttttccAGGTAATAATGAAGGAAGATCAATTTTCTCTTGATCAATACTACCAGAGTCGCTCTCTGAAGAGTTTGTAGAAGCATTTTTGCGTGGTTCATCATCATCACTTAAGTCAATTACTTCTGGGGCAGATCCCCTACAAGGATTCTGAGTACTGCCTGCAGCACTTCTTGGTCCTAGATACCTAACTGTTCCACCACACTGAAGCGTTTGTTTTATGAtctgaaatatgcaaaaaaactatttatctaCACATTTCACTTAGAGCTCATACAGGGTGGCTTCAGAAATTGAGAAATCTTCCCCTAAAATTTATGaggtaaacatatttttttcattggaaaaattagcacaagcttaaataaaaaagctagaTTTAGAATACAGTAGAACCACTTTTCATCCAAATTAACTGAAGAAGACTctggattttttcttttttgtaatattacatatttgttacaatacatttttgtacaataatttttcattcaaattcattttattattttgttaatttataatattgatgtttcattttttcccctctctATGTAAGaatgataatagaaattaagtaaatgctaaaataaaccTTTATATTGTATTATGTTTGACAGCAagatatttactaaataattctaacaaaaataGAGTTAGCAtcctaattaataatttctattttctgaATGCACAGtgaaacttttatgaaattaaacagtttttaaagttatccaTCAATCatcttataacttaaaatatttcccaTGAGAGACCAGGCAACCCTAGTAGCCATTAAAAAGCCTCCATGTTCAAAAATGATCTTGAATTTTTCAAGCAGtaatataactattaaaaaaacacatccCAAGTAACTGGATTAAGctttgtttgatttttacttAATGACCTTCAACAGTTGTGTAAAGAAAGGACAACAGAAATGAATCTCCTCTACTCTAAA is a window encoding:
- the LOC139427238 gene encoding myb-like protein Q; protein product: MQQNRQKLAPQLAQPVRVQQMLLQPQQGKKKTFHKTSKIQMTPMFGGKGVRPHITITQPTISSQSPKIRQSSVTLSQKNVGIEENSFEENANSPSKLSDACNLHQSLQSQMPSSTSPLENVSQILQNNKNISISLSEPSKNSTSSVPDPAGSLSNKLNPNFQISSVPEQLSVSEILPQKSNQYHINTSTSNLQPHLSHNAMHSTQSESKSLLTNKSELSVQPINMPQTVCDSNQSPQQKSFAALQSPSILSTGTTSQQNSDISFQPTLGQQTSVNPVNQKQLSEQSLQYNQQDHSSPRLPQHQFHMASQNPQTMPRKRKSSNKQASKKTQPQLGLMTQSHSLQTQADSSQQFHHSPIADHHLPENHFPNFSHHVPNSDFQSFSNFSPRKPHIQHPQPLHPLQHSQDPTLPPHLQHLSHLYSVPPHLAGSPITEMQPPRAWPQPPFHPFSQSSPYYSSDQESSHFSFQSSFPSVASNQSESSEDKSPRISSSDV